The following proteins are encoded in a genomic region of Zea mays cultivar B73 chromosome 9, Zm-B73-REFERENCE-NAM-5.0, whole genome shotgun sequence:
- the LOC103638141 gene encoding LOW QUALITY PROTEIN: putative endo-1,3(4)-beta-glucanase 2 (The sequence of the model RefSeq protein was modified relative to this genomic sequence to represent the inferred CDS: deleted 2 bases in 1 codon), producing MRRGRSIRRELSCWASHPFPRYLPAQALPSRFLLCSTRSRPTMPHQGSHRPGAPVQGDPVFPRATSTVLPDPSRFFAPPLLAAPLPTNSFFQNFVLKDGDMPEYIHPYSVRSPGGGALDVCYPSRVHSPSSVTQTFVADLTVSDAAAGSAQRHVVSAFDDLSVTLDVSPSLRAHLVRGCPYVTVTTTAGPIDVSVSSVHAFVELVGSRSSHHGSPGTKWRLRMDSGQTFLLYASAPIHLAQASPTQLSATAFAGAIRVAYLPDASMEPVLDRYSRCFPTAGHAALDPIHRPFRVDYAWHREGPGELLMLAHPLHLRLLALAAADHGENRAARVLYGFRYRSIDGDMVGVVGGCWTLRADPVPPAWHSTRGVRADGVAEVVAALRADVGALAPAAVTTTSSYFYGKAVARAARLAVVAEEVGCADVIPAVREFLTATVTPWLDGSFQENGFLYDATWGGLVTLQGLSDSSADFGFGIYNDHHYHLGYFLYAIAVLARLDPGWGREHAPQAYAMVADFMTVSCNKAGDGGGFFTRLRMFDLWTLHSWAGGLAAIPDGRNQESTSEAVNAYYSAALVGLTYGDARLASLGATLAALEMLAAQTWWHVRDGEGMYEEDFSGSNRVVGVLWANKRDSGLWFAPPEWRECRLGIQLLPLLPISEALFPDVAFVRDLVAWTLPALDRDGVGDWWKGFVYALEGIYDTEAALTKIRALTAHDNGNSLTNLLWWLHSRGPANVVGDGDAGFGFGRCRWYRH from the exons ATGCGCAGGGGCCGATCGATTCGAAGAGAGCTGAGCTGCTGGGCCAGCCACCCGTTCCCGCGCTATCTCCCGGCCCAGGCCCTCCCCTCCCGCTTCCTGCTCTGCTCAACTCGATCCCGCCCCACCATGCCGCACCAGGGTAGCCACCGCCCGGGCGCGCCGGTCCAGGGAGACCCCGTGTTCCCGCGCGCCACGTCCACAGTGCTGCCCGACCCGTCCCGCTTCTTCGCGCCGCCGCTCCTCGCCGCGCCGCTGCCCACCAACTCCTTCTTCCAGAACTTCGTGCTCAAGGACGGGGACATGCCCGAGTACATCCACCCCTACTCCGTCCGCTCCCCGGGCGGCGGCGCGCTCGACGTGTGCTACCCGTCGCGGGTCCACTCGCCGTCGTCCGTCACCCAGACGTTCGTCGCCGACCTCACCGTCTCCGACGCCGCCGCCGGGAGCGCGCAGCGCCACGTCGTGTCGGCCTTCGACGACCTCTCCGTCACGCTCGACGTGTCCCCGTCCCTCCGCGCGCACCTCGTCCGCGGCTGCCCCTACGTCACCGTCACCACGACCGCCGGACCGATCGACGTCTCCGTCTCTTCCGTCCACGCCTTCGTCGAGCTGGTCGGCTCAAGGTCCAGCCACCACGGCTCGCCCGGCACCAAATGGCGCCTCCGGATGGACAGCGGCCAGACCTTCCTGCTCTACGCGTCGGCCCCGATCCACCTCGCGCAGGCCAGCCCCACGCAGCTCTCGGCGACCGCCTTCGCCGGCGCCATCCGGGTCGCCTACCTCCCGGACGCGTCCATGGAGCCGGTCCTCGACCGCTACAGCCGCTGCTTCCCGACCGCCGGGCACGCCGCGCTGGACCCGATCCACCGGCCCTTCCGCGTCGACTACGCCTGGCACAGAGAGGGACCCGGGGAGCTGCTGATGCTCGCGCACCCGCTCCACCTCCGCCTACTGGCACTGGCCGCCGCGGACCACGGCGAGAACCGTGCCGCGCGGGTGCTCTACGGCTTCCGGTACCGGAGCATCGACGGCGACATGGTCGGCGTCGTCGGCGGCTGCTGGACGCTGCGCGCCGACCCGGTGCCCCCGGCGTGGCACTCCACCCGCGGCGTCCGCGCGGACGGCGTGGCCGAGGTAGTGGCCGCGCTGCGCGCCGACGTGGGCGCCCTCGCGCCCGCCGCAGTCACCACCACCTCGTCCTACTTCTACGGGAAGGCGGTCGCGCGCGCCGCGCGGCTGGCGGTGGTCGCGGAGGAGGTCGGGTGCGCCGACGTCATCCCGGCGGTGCGGGAGTTCCTCACGGCCACTGTCACGCCGTGGCTGGACGGCAGCTTCCAGGAGAACGGCTTCCTGTACGACGCCACGTGGGGCGGGCTGGTCACGCTGCAGGGGCTCAGCGACTCCAGCGCCGACTTCGGGTTCGGCATCTACAACGACCACCACTACCACCTGGGCTACTTCCTGTACGCCATCGCGGTGCTGGCGAGGCTGGACCCGGGCTGGGGCCGCGAGCACGCGCCGCAGGCCTACGCCATGGTGGCCGATTTCATGACGGTATCGTGCAACAAGGCCGGGGACGGCGGTGGCTTCTTCACGCGGCTGCGGATGTTCGACCTCTGGACGCTGCACTCGTGGGCAGGGGGGCTGGCGGCGATCCCCGACGGGCGCAACCAGGAGAGCACCAGCGAGGCCGTGAACGCCTACTACTCGGCAGCGCTGGTGGGGCTCACCTACGGGGACGCGCGCCTCGCCTCGCTGGGCGCGACGCTCGCGGCGCTGGAGATGCTGGCGGCGCAGACGTGGTGGCACGTCCGTGACGGGGAGGGCATGTACGAGGAGGACTTCAGCGGGAGCAACCGCGTCGTCGGGGTGCTGTGGGCGAACAAGCGCGACAGCGGGCTGTGGTTCGCGCCGCCCGAGTGGAGAGAGTGCCGCCTCGGGATCCagctgctgcccctgctgcccatCAGCGAGGCGCTGTTCCCGGACGTGGCGTTCGTCAGGGACCTGGTGGCGTGGACGCTCCCCGCGCTGGACAGGGACGGCGTCGGCGACTGGTGGAAGGGCTTCGTGTACGCGTTGGAAGGGATCTACGACACGGAGGCGGCGCTGACCAAGATCCGCGCGCTCACCGCGCATGACAATGGCAACTCGCTGACCAACCTGTTGTGGTGGCTGCACAGCCGCGGGCCCGCC AACGTCGTCGGGGACGGGGAcgccgggttcgggttcgggcgtTGCCGCTGGTACCGCCACTGA